One segment of Scyliorhinus torazame isolate Kashiwa2021f chromosome 14, sScyTor2.1, whole genome shotgun sequence DNA contains the following:
- the LOC140389486 gene encoding somatostatin-1A-like, producing MWCSRLQLSLALLSIALAVLSVSSAPTDNRYREILQRAMAATGSGGKAELTKYSLAQLLSELENVENEALETDAMGGRNEVRLELERSINPSLANRERKAGCKNFFWKTFTSC from the exons ATGTGGTGCAGCCGCCTTCAGTTGAGCCTGGCTCTCCTCTCCATCGCCCTGGCAGTACTGAGTGTCAGCTCAGCCCCCACAGACAACAGGTATCGCGAAATCCTGCAGAGAGCCATGGCAGCCACAGGAAGCGGTGGGAAAGCG GAGTTGACGAAATATTCCCTCGCCCAACTGCTGTCCGAGCTGGAAAACGTGGAGAATGAAGCTCTGGAAACGGATGCAATGGGCGGACGCAACGAGGTGCGGCTCGAACTGGAGAGATCGATAAATCCCAGCCTGGCGAACAGGGAGCGGAAAGCGGGATGTAAGAACTTCTTTTGGAAAACCTTCACATCCTGTTAA